The DNA sequence CTTGGATTGATTCAGGCTGCAAAAAGGTTTGATGAAACACGGAATTTCAAATTCATCTCATATGCTGTATGGTGGATCCGGCAGGCTATTCTTCGCGCCCTGGCAGATCGGTCCCGTATCACGCGTGTTCCGCTCAATCGCATCGGTGTAATTCATAAAGTAGGAAAAACTCAAGCAAGACTTGAGCAGAAGTATCGTCGCATTCCGTCAATTCAAGAGATTGCTGATGAATTGGGACTTCAGGAGAGTGAAATATTGGCGATTCAAAAGATCGGTAACCGGTATCTTTCGCTTGATACCCCGGTTCAGGCTGATGACAGTTCTGTTTTAATTGATCTGCTTCAGGATGAAAATCAGGAGATGCCTGATAGCAGATTGACCGAACTCTCAGTACAGCATGGTGTAAACCGTATACTTGACACACTCACTGAGAGAGAAAAAAGTGTGCTGAAACTTTATTTCGGCGTTGGTGAGGACACCCCTCATACATTGGATGAGATTGGCCGCAGACTCCACCTGACCCGTGAAAGGGTACGTCAGATAAAGGAAAAAGCTATCCATCGTCTGAAAACATCTGTAAAAAATCGTACATTGGTGACTTATAATGATTAACAGAGAATAGTATACTCAAAACGGAAGTCCCAATGACAGATGAAATCTGCCTGGAAATATAATTTCAGGAAAGAATGGCACTGCAAAATCGAGTCGTGTCAGCCCTATCGGAAGCGCGACTCTTAAACCTGCTCCTGCTGACCATCGCAGAGTCTCCATACTGAAATCATCGACCGATGACCACACATTTCCCGCATCGACGAAAACCGCAGCAGATAAACCCTGGGTTACACTATACTCAATCTCTGCCAGATTCAGTATAACAATAAAATTTCCACCACGCAAAAATTCATCATCATCCAATGGGGTGACTTCTTCCAGTAAGTAGCCTCTTACATCTCTTATTGGAGTTTCTCCTGCTCTGAACCTTTCCCGCGGCGGAACCGTGACGTTATCTCCGTAGGGAAATGCATATCCGGTCAGGAGTGCAGAGGAGAATGTAAGACGCTCCGCAATGGGGTAGTAACATCTGATGTCAAACTGCAGTTTTACATATTGATTTCCAAAGCCGCTTAAACCAGCAACTTCAGCTTGAATAAATGTAAGGCTTGAGAAGCCTGGATTAATGAGTTCATACCTGGTATCATAAGTTAAGGCTGCGGCTATAACATGATTTGGACTGATCGGCATTAGCGGAAAAAGTTGATCAGGCGGAGGTTCAACAGTCCATTCAGTGCGTTCGATTCGGGTCCAGAAATTGTACATTAGATTGGGTGTTACCTGGGTTCTGAAAGCAATTATGCCACCTTCAAAATCGCCACTGAATTCCTCCTCTCTTCTGCGCTCGGCATAAACTGAAAAATCGGCCCATACAGGATAGGACATAAACCAAGGCCAGGAATAGGTGAGTTGTACATTTCTTATACGCTGTGAAGCACGCCCTAAAAGAGAAAGTCTGTGCCCCCTGCCAATTATGTTACGGTATGATGCTATTAAGCTGGAATGGAATTTCTCTTCTGTATCGTATCCGAAGCCTGCCTGTGCGGATGCAAACGGAGCTTCCCTTATATCAACTGTGACCGCCACAACAGCAGTACACAAATCTGGCCTGTTGAGTGATGTGTCGGGTATAATTCTGATCACATTAAACAGGGCTGTGGAGTATGTTCTGCGAATAGACTCGATTATCTCTGAGGAGGTCAGAACAGTTCCTTTTTTAAAAGTAAGCTCCCGCCTTACTACATTTGTATCCACCCTTTTTAATCCGGTAATAAAAATTTCATCTACTATTATGATCGGTCCTTCGGAAATCGTATGAGTGATAATTGCAGTGGTGTCTTGTTTATCGATTGTTTGCCGAGATTCAACACGAGCCTGAAGATATCCTTTTGCCCGCAAGCTGTCGCGTATCGTACGTGCGTCATTATAGACGCCAAGTGTGTCCAGTGGCATTTGGGGGCGAAGAGAGATGATCGAGTACACTTCCGGCAGGCTTAGGACATCTGAATTCTTAATAATAACAGAGTCGATCAGCACTAATGGGCCTTCATCGATATTCAGTGTTATATTAACGCTCATCGTGGCAGTATCGCGTTCGATATCGTAAATGGAGACAGTGACAAAGGGATAGCCGCGGGTTTTGTAAACGAGTTCTATGTTGTTTATGTCTCTGTCAAGTTTGCTGAAACTGTACTCCTCTCTTAAGAGAAAGCGCGGGGGAGTTGTGTTCATATTTGCTAGCAGTTCTTCATCAGATATTGCCTGGTTACCCCTGAATTCTACATCCCCCACATTCCACCTCTGCTCTGCTTTAATGGGAAGGGGTAGCAGGGAATTAAAGCAGAGAAATACTGTAAGGAAAATTGTCTGCTTCACATCTATCTCCTCATATACAACCAAAACTCAATATTGCCTTCGCCCTGAGTTGTCAGGGATCCGGCTGTATAGAAAAATGGAGTGATCCGGTAGTGGATTCTTGCACCCTGAATGTTAGGCTGCGCTATGTGAATCAGGTAGGTGATAAATATCCGCTCATTGAATCTCTCCATTAATGTCAGTCGTGGCCCATCTTCTTCTGTAAGTTCGAAAAAATTTCCGCTGATATCTGCATTTGTTAAATTAAACCACTCCCTTATTCTCCAGGCAACAGCTGCGCCAGTGTAGATACTTATTATTTCATCCGGCTCAGTTATAAATCCGGGAAGTGCTGTTATGGTACCCGTAGTCAATAGATTAACGATCTGTTCTTCCTCAAGTGGAGGATAACTGGAGAGAGCAAACTCCGGTTCCAATGCACTTCCTGTCAATGCAAGACTGATAGAATAGTCCCGCTGATCATCAAATAGGAAAGCCCTTATGGAAGTGGTTGCCCTGACATCTATAAGCGGGTCGACCATCGCGGGCTGGAACCTGCGAATGAAGCCGTCCCTGAGTTCAAACTCTCTTTCGATATACTTTATTCTCGCAACCGCCAAACGAAACTCTCCGTTAATCTGAGGATCAAGAGGTGTGCCATCAATCAGAAATCTTCCGTCCAGCAAAAATCTGCCAAGGTTTGTTTTGATTATAAGGTTGCGGTTAATATGGAGGTCAAAGTTCAGATCCGCATTTTCAAGAAATGCGGGCGGGTCGATGGTAGGCCTTATAGCTACGGCTCTGATCATATCGATAAGTTCGAGCAACTCTATATACTGATAAAACCTTGTTTCGTCCAGTATGATCATTCCTGACAGTGAGTCGATTCTGTTTTCTTTTCCCGTTATTTTGAAATCAAATTTCTGAAATCCAATATCGAGCATATTGTTCAGCTCAAACCTGATTCTTTCTCCTGTTAAACTAATGTCAATCGAATCTATTCCGTTTTCGTCAAATGTAACACTACCATCTAAAGAGAACCCACCGTTTAAACTCCCGGTGCCTTCAATAGTAAACTCGTTTTGGCTCATCTTCAACTCTGCATTAATCGGCCCTATTTCTCTGTTGATTGCATCAGGTTCAAGAAACAGTGTATCTATACTTACAAACCCGTCAAAATTATAGTTGTCTTCAATGATTACTTCACCCTTTCCGTTAAGCTTGCCGGAGGTGATTGTAACCCCAGGGATAAAGGGAGATAAAAACTGCAGAGCTATGTTTTTTAAGTCGAAATTCAGTTCGAGTCCATACAGGGGCGGTTTGTCATTTACAGGAAAAAAAGGAAATGATGCATTGGCTGAAAGGTATCCCTCATCGGGAAACTTCATTGTTAACGTGTCAACAACTGCCCTCTCTTTTGTTATAACCGTTGCAGATGTATCGAAGTATGCTTGTAAACCTCTGTAGGTTATGGGTGCTCTTGAGGTGTATATGCTTATCTTTGGGGCTTCAATTGTTCCGTCAAAAAACATCGTAACCTCAAGTGTGTCTATTCTTATTTGTTCGTCTCTGAAGAGTATGCTGTCAACAGCAATCACAGACCCACCCTGCAGTTTCCATGTACAATTTTCCTTCTGAGCAAATCCATCAAGATCAAGGCTCATATCTGATTCGAGGTAAGGGATAAATTGATCAAGAAAAGGCCCAAGGGAGAATTTTTCCGTGTGGATGCTCACATTTGCCCCATCCTGTATGGGATTTTCAAAATCGTATCGTACAGGGAGATTAAAGAGAATAATCATTTCATTATCGTCGGGTAAATCTGTGCCGGTGACATGTACTACGTTCTTTCCTTCTAAGGTGTCCTCCTGAAGAGTTATGCTCCCTCTAAGCTGCGCATAAAAATCGTTTGAAATGTTTTGCACAAGAGAATAGTTCATATCCCCGGTTGGTGAATGCAGCGTTCCGTTCAGGGTAAGTTCCATATCAAAAACTCCCTCAGTCGGAGGTAGCTGTGTCAACCCGATGAATGGGGCGGTATGTAAATTTACCACAGAAACTGATCCGCTGATAGAATCATCAGACAAACTACCCAGGATATCAATTTCCCCTATGGCCTGCTGAAGATGAAAAAGCGAAACACCCAGAGCTAAGCGGTAATCTTTTTGGTCAAAATCCACCCCACCCTGACCTTGAAGTGAAAAATCGGCTATTTGCATACCGTATTGATCCAGAATAAGCGAGTTATCATGATAGCTGAGCTCTGCAGTGAATCGATCTATACGGTAGTTTTCATACCGGAAATTATCTGCATCTATAACAGCCGCCCCCCTTAACATTCCGATAGTGCCTTCAACCGAGATTTCTGCCCTGAAATCACCAGATATATCGGGAGGCAGAGGTTCTACCTTGTCGAGTTGTGCCCTGAGTTTTATAAGGGAGCTAAGGAGTGTGAATGTGTCCTGACGGTATGAGATATCCGCACTCAGGGAATCAATCTGTATGCCTTGCCAGAAAAGGTTGGGAGAATTCAATGAGAGAGTAAACTCCGGTTGTGTTGGCGGACCATTAAATATCCCATTTACGGTTATTATGCCCTCAATGGGGGGAGTGATAAAAAGGGAACTTATAAGCTCTGTGTTTGTGAGCTCACCCTCTATTTCCCCTTCCACAAGATCGTAAAAAAAATCCCCTCTTCCCTGGAAATAATTACCACTTCCGGTAACTGCATCTAATCGCCATTGGTGACCGGTGAGTAAAAATGAGAGATCAAAAGGTTCCTGTCGATAGGGGGCAGGAAGATTAAAAGATTTTGCAATGGCCACGGTGTCGGGATTTGTAAAATCAGCCCCGTTGCCCGATACTTTTAAGAATCCGTCGGACCAAACCGGGCTTAGAGGCAAAAAAATTCCTAATCGGCCGAGGATCTCTGTTATTCCGATTTGACTTAGAAAAGCCTCCAGCTCATAGTTTTCAACTGCAACGAACTGATCGGGGTTTCTGTCAAAAAGCAATTTAGCTGTAGCACTGATATTGCCAGCTTCGGATTCAAATGTCAGATCACTTCTGAGAGAGTCGGGGATGGAGTAGGTACTCCTTACGATAAAACTGTCTACACTAAACCCTTCCAGTACAAGATTTTCTGAAAACAGATTTATATCTCCAAATGGGGAGAGCTGAGGACCATTTGCTGAGAGCTCCAGATTCATTCTGCCACCCAGATCAACGGTGTTGCCGTTAAAATCGGGTGGCACATCGTTTATGGGAACCGATATAAGGGCGAAAAGATCCCAGTATTGCCGGGGTTCAAGGGGTATATCTCCACCCAGTTCAAAGGAGGCGGAATCAGATTTTATGAAGAGCCGATTGATCGTGAGTGGCAGATCCTGAACCAGATGCGCAGATGTAAAAAGGGAATCTATAGGGCCCTGAAACTGAGGTGACGCGAAAAAGCCCTCATCTGCACTAAGTGTTGCGGAGATTGTGTCGGTTTTTATACTGAGAACAGATGACAATGACAGTTGAGCGGAAATCTCTGTAGCCAGATCGTTAATCTGTAGGGAGAACTCTTCTGCCTCAAACCGGTCTATGGTGAAATTCCATTCACCATTTTCGGGTGCAGGTTCCAGATCCTCACGTGGTAACAGAGGGAAGTGGAGTTTTTCATCTCTGTCTCTGAATGCTGATGCGATACCCTGGTTTATGGATATTTCATTTATGTTTATGTGCCTGAAAAGAAGTGAGGGGAGGAAGTAGGAGATATGCAGCTGGCGGATGAAGAGTGTGTCCCCAAGCGGTTTTCCTGTTCCGCCGCGTATGCCTTCGAGGGTAATAAAGGTGAAGATGTTGGTGTTGAAATCTTCGATATAGATATCGCCCTCGATTTGCTGATTTATCTGTTCCTGGGCTATGTCCAGAATTTCTCTTCGGATCCATGGCACAGAGAGCAAAAAGAAGATCAGAAGAACTATTCCTCCCAGACTCAGGGCAAAATAAACAATGATTCTTGTCATAACGTTGGTTGCACGCATAGTGGGCGAAGCTCCTCAATCCAGCCCTTATCCATGAACCTTTTAACGCAATAAATGTGCCTCTGAGCTAACCGTCTTCTCTGCTGTTGTAGATTATGCCCCCTGATCGTGAATATTCTCTAAGTACCTCTGAAGCTTCTTTTCTGCATATATCCACCTCCACTTCTATTCCCCTTCTCTGAAGCTGCTCTATCCAGTCATCGTACTTTGCGCCTTCATCAAACCCCACATCCCTTGCATCCTCATCCCTTGCTCCGCACACCACTCCCTTTACACCAGACCAGGGAATTGCTCCAAGGCACATTGCACAGGGTGCAGTGCTTGTGACAAGTTGGAGAAATGGCATTTCTGAGCTGCCAAGGTCAAATGTGTTGTAGAAGTTCTGTGCCTGAGTGATCGCGATGATCTCTGCATGAGCAATCGAAAAGTTTGTACAGGTAACCATGTTTATACCAGCACTTACAAGCTCCCCGGAGTGATTGTTGTAAATTGCAGCAGCAAACGGTCCCCCTGTTTTCTTTTGGATGTTTTTTCGTGCCAGCTCAATCACCAGCTCCATGCGCTCCTCAACAGTAGCAAGGGTGGTAGTTCTGTCCCGAAGAAAATCCTCAAGCCAGGGAGGAAAAACAATAGAAATATTTTTTGTGAAAATTTTCGACATGGTTTTCTCCAGTTAGTCCTTACCACTTTTCCTGGTGAATTTTACCAAACTCAAGACTGTCCTCAGAGTGAGCCGCCTTTGTTTCTGCCGGATCGCCAATACTGATGATTGCGTCTACCTTTATATGGGGTGGAATCGACAGCACATTTCGTATATGCTCCTCAGAGGAGGTGTTGTTGTCTTTTTGGCGGTTTCTTATCTGTATCCAGCAACTTCCAAGCCCTCTTGACTGAGCCTCCATCTGAAGGAGAATAGCACAGATCGAACAATCTTCAACCCAAACATCACTGCGGGTTTCATCTGCGCATATCACTACTCCCAGTGCGGCATGCTTTAAAAAAGATGACCCATGCTCCTTACTTTCAGAAAGGGCACAGAGCAGGGAGCGGTCCTGAACAAAAATAAACTCCCATGGATTGATACTTCTGGAGGAGGGGGAGCGAAGCAATACCTCTTTGAAAGCCTCAAGCGTAGCCGGATCGACTTTTTTTTCACTGTAAGCGCGGATACTTCTTCTGGTACGCAGCAAATCTAGCATTGTTTTCTCCTGCTGTTTAGATTACAAAAATTGGTGTATTATGAATTTTTCTTATATCTAAAATAAAAGATGCAGGCAGGGGAAGGGAGAGACTGTCTCAAAACTAAAAGGATAAGAAGAGTGTGGGCGGCTGCCGGGACAACACCGATTCTTTTACAGGCTTGTCATAATTCTTCCCCGGTGCCTCATTTATATCCCGGGCTTCACGTTGAGATTTGCAGGGCACAGGGCGTTAAAGAAAGCGCCACCTTTCACACAATCTGTAGTATTGTTTGGATGTCAATGTCTGTAAAACCTTGGCATTCTGCAAATCTTTGGGAAGAGAGTTGCCGGGGGCATTATCAGCATATGTAAAAATTACTCTTTCATCCATTCAAATAGCTTATAGTGATCCCCGTTCATCTGAAGCGATTCATAGACCTTTTGGGCTTTCTGGTTTGTTCTGTCAACATATAAGCGTATCCCCTTCAACTCATCTTTGGATATGACGTTCTCTTTTATGTGTTTGTAAAGTGAGCTGAAGATACCCTGCCGTCGGAATTGTTCAATCACATAAACCGAGTGGATCCAAACCACATCTCCATTACGCCAGTCGCTCCACTCTGTGACGGTTAGTGCTGATGCAACGGGTCTGTTATCATTCTCGGCTATATAATATACCCCTTTAGCTCTGTCATCAAAAACAGCTTTGACACCACTAAGAACCGTTGGGTAATCCAGCTTGACAGACTCTGTTTCCCATGCCAGTTTGAGCTGGAACAGAGCTATGTGTTCAATCTCTTCCGGGGTTGCTTCACGTATTGTAATCATAGGGTGTTTCCGGTGGTTATCTGATTTAAAATTGAATTCTGGAGAAAAGAGGGAAGTGGCGGACGAAACCGTGTCACCCGTTTCGTCCGCTGTAATAATGAAGTTTACAAACTGTTGCCAAAATCTTTCTTGAACTTTGCCACAAGCTCGTTTGGCCAGTCACCGATTGCTTTTAGTCTTCCCACAAAGAAACGTAACACTTTTGGTTCGTCCACAAAGGTGAGACCACCGATAAGTTTTCTGTTATCATAGAGCCAAAGCAGTCTGTCCTCGACATACTTTATCTGTGAGAGAGTGAAAACTCTTCTTGGCAACGCTAGGCGCAGCAGTTCCATATCTGCCGGTACATCGTTTCCATCCTTGTCACGGTCGGTTGATATTGTTCCCCTTTCCATTCCACGTATACCGGAAATGATATAGAGCGCTCCGGCAAGTGCTCCGCCCGGATAGTGGATTTGAGGGATATGTGAGAGGAATGACTTTGCATCTACATGACATCCAAGACCACCGGGAGGAGTTACTACAGGGATTCCCTGTGAGTCAAGCCGGTTTACCAGGTGTCTGATGAACGAGGGAGACTGTGAGATAACCGAGTCGTCAAGAGTTTCTCTTAATCCTACAGTCATCGCTTCCATTTCCCTGACAGACATTCCACCATAGGTAAGAAAACCCTCGAAAAGTGGTATGAGGTCGCGCATTTTCAGGTAAAGATCGTAATTGCTTGTTGCAATTCCTCCACCGCGGGTTGAGCTTACCTTGCGGCTTGAGAAATAGATTATATCCGCATAGCTGCACATCTCCACCAGTATGCTTTTAATGCTTGCATTTCTGTACTCTTTTTCCCTCTGTTTGATAAAGTAGGCATTTTCACCTATAAGGCTCACGTCAAGAACAAGCATTATACCGCTTTCCTTAGCCACCTTGCTGACTTCGCGAAGATTGCTCATTGAGAAAGGCTGTCCTCCAATAAGGTTGGTTGAAGCTTCCATTCTTATGTAGGGGATCTTCTCCTTACCGAATTGGCTAATGAGGTTGCGGAGTTTATTTATGTCGAGATTGCCCTTGAACGGGAAGTCACTTTTAATCTTCAGTGCTTCATCTGTGAAAATTTCCTTAATCTCTCCGCCTGCAAATTCTATATGGGCCTTTGTTGTGGTGAAATGATAGTTCATCGGAACAACCGATTCCTCCTTAACAAATACTTTTGAAATAATATGCTCTGCGGCTCTTCCCTGGTGAGCGGGGAGGAAATACTCTTTACCGAAAACCTCCTTAACAGCTTCATGAAGTTTGGTAAAACTTTCTGAGCCCGCGTATGCATCATCGGCAATCATCATTGAGGAAAGCTGCTGGTCGCTCATCGCATTGGTGCCGCTGTCCGTCAGCATGTCAAGGTAGACATCTCTGTTCTGGAGCAAAAAAGTGTTATAACCGGCATCTTCAATTGCCGCGAGTCTCTCTTCTACCGGCAGGAGTCGTAATTTCTGAACGATACGCACCTTGTGCATTTCAAGAGGGAGGTTCTCACCTTTATAAAATTTAATATCGATTTTGGACGGCTCATGTTTCTCCATTCAATGGCTCCTTTGCTCTGATAAAGAATGAACTGGTTAATTAATAATCTCTAAGTTATCATTCACACCTATTTAAGCACTTAAAAAACGACAGCTGCTGGAGAGTTGGTTAGAAAGAGATTGGCCAGTTTGTTCTGAAGTGCCGGAAAAAACCCTTGTCTTTTGTTCTCGCCTTAGCCGTAGAAAGAAGTGGTAATTTAGT is a window from the Chitinispirillum alkaliphilum genome containing:
- a CDS encoding Acetyltransferase, GNAT family, whose amino-acid sequence is MITIREATPEEIEHIALFQLKLAWETESVKLDYPTVLSGVKAVFDDRAKGVYYIAENDNRPVASALTVTEWSDWRNGDVVWIHSVYVIEQFRRQGIFSSLYKHIKENVISKDELKGIRLYVDRTNQKAQKVYESLQMNGDHYKLFEWMKE
- a CDS encoding RNA polymerase sigma factor RpoD, whose translation is MDKRMIIPDEISLDLYLKDISKNEALSAEEEARLAVLIKKGDKKALEKLIKANLRFVVSVARNYQNQGLPLGELISEGNLGLIQAAKRFDETRNFKFISYAVWWIRQAILRALADRSRITRVPLNRIGVIHKVGKTQARLEQKYRRIPSIQEIADELGLQESEILAIQKIGNRYLSLDTPVQADDSSVLIDLLQDENQEMPDSRLTELSVQHGVNRILDTLTEREKSVLKLYFGVGEDTPHTLDEIGRRLHLTRERVRQIKEKAIHRLKTSVKNRTLVTYND
- a CDS encoding Nitroreductase family protein; translated protein: MLDLLRTRRSIRAYSEKKVDPATLEAFKEVLLRSPSSRSINPWEFIFVQDRSLLCALSESKEHGSSFLKHAALGVVICADETRSDVWVEDCSICAILLQMEAQSRGLGSCWIQIRNRQKDNNTSSEEHIRNVLSIPPHIKVDAIISIGDPAETKAAHSEDSLEFGKIHQEKW
- a CDS encoding Cytidine and deoxycytidylate deaminase family protein, producing the protein MSKIFTKNISIVFPPWLEDFLRDRTTTLATVEERMELVIELARKNIQKKTGGPFAAAIYNNHSGELVSAGINMVTCTNFSIAHAEIIAITQAQNFYNTFDLGSSEMPFLQLVTSTAPCAMCLGAIPWSGVKGVVCGARDEDARDVGFDEGAKYDDWIEQLQRRGIEVEVDICRKEASEVLREYSRSGGIIYNSREDG
- a CDS encoding Outer membrane protein assembly factor YaeT; this encodes MKQTIFLTVFLCFNSLLPLPIKAEQRWNVGDVEFRGNQAISDEELLANMNTTPPRFLLREEYSFSKLDRDINNIELVYKTRGYPFVTVSIYDIERDTATMSVNITLNIDEGPLVLIDSVIIKNSDVLSLPEVYSIISLRPQMPLDTLGVYNDARTIRDSLRAKGYLQARVESRQTIDKQDTTAIITHTISEGPIIIVDEIFITGLKRVDTNVVRRELTFKKGTVLTSSEIIESIRRTYSTALFNVIRIIPDTSLNRPDLCTAVVAVTVDIREAPFASAQAGFGYDTEEKFHSSLIASYRNIIGRGHRLSLLGRASQRIRNVQLTYSWPWFMSYPVWADFSVYAERRREEEFSGDFEGGIIAFRTQVTPNLMYNFWTRIERTEWTVEPPPDQLFPLMPISPNHVIAAALTYDTRYELINPGFSSLTFIQAEVAGLSGFGNQYVKLQFDIRCYYPIAERLTFSSALLTGYAFPYGDNVTVPPRERFRAGETPIRDVRGYLLEEVTPLDDDEFLRGGNFIVILNLAEIEYSVTQGLSAAVFVDAGNVWSSVDDFSMETLRWSAGAGLRVALPIGLTRLDFAVPFFPEIIFPGRFHLSLGLPF
- a CDS encoding Tryptophanase, with amino-acid sequence MEKHEPSKIDIKFYKGENLPLEMHKVRIVQKLRLLPVEERLAAIEDAGYNTFLLQNRDVYLDMLTDSGTNAMSDQQLSSMMIADDAYAGSESFTKLHEAVKEVFGKEYFLPAHQGRAAEHIISKVFVKEESVVPMNYHFTTTKAHIEFAGGEIKEIFTDEALKIKSDFPFKGNLDINKLRNLISQFGKEKIPYIRMEASTNLIGGQPFSMSNLREVSKVAKESGIMLVLDVSLIGENAYFIKQREKEYRNASIKSILVEMCSYADIIYFSSRKVSSTRGGGIATSNYDLYLKMRDLIPLFEGFLTYGGMSVREMEAMTVGLRETLDDSVISQSPSFIRHLVNRLDSQGIPVVTPPGGLGCHVDAKSFLSHIPQIHYPGGALAGALYIISGIRGMERGTISTDRDKDGNDVPADMELLRLALPRRVFTLSQIKYVEDRLLWLYDNRKLIGGLTFVDEPKVLRFFVGRLKAIGDWPNELVAKFKKDFGNSL
- a CDS encoding putative exported protein precursor, producing MRATNVMTRIIVYFALSLGGIVLLIFFLLSVPWIRREILDIAQEQINQQIEGDIYIEDFNTNIFTFITLEGIRGGTGKPLGDTLFIRQLHISYFLPSLLFRHININEISINQGIASAFRDRDEKLHFPLLPREDLEPAPENGEWNFTIDRFEAEEFSLQINDLATEISAQLSLSSVLSIKTDTISATLSADEGFFASPQFQGPIDSLFTSAHLVQDLPLTINRLFIKSDSASFELGGDIPLEPRQYWDLFALISVPINDVPPDFNGNTVDLGGRMNLELSANGPQLSPFGDINLFSENLVLEGFSVDSFIVRSTYSIPDSLRSDLTFESEAGNISATAKLLFDRNPDQFVAVENYELEAFLSQIGITEILGRLGIFLPLSPVWSDGFLKVSGNGADFTNPDTVAIAKSFNLPAPYRQEPFDLSFLLTGHQWRLDAVTGSGNYFQGRGDFFYDLVEGEIEGELTNTELISSLFITPPIEGIITVNGIFNGPPTQPEFTLSLNSPNLFWQGIQIDSLSADISYRQDTFTLLSSLIKLRAQLDKVEPLPPDISGDFRAEISVEGTIGMLRGAAVIDADNFRYENYRIDRFTAELSYHDNSLILDQYGMQIADFSLQGQGGVDFDQKDYRLALGVSLFHLQQAIGEIDILGSLSDDSISGSVSVVNLHTAPFIGLTQLPPTEGVFDMELTLNGTLHSPTGDMNYSLVQNISNDFYAQLRGSITLQEDTLEGKNVVHVTGTDLPDDNEMIILFNLPVRYDFENPIQDGANVSIHTEKFSLGPFLDQFIPYLESDMSLDLDGFAQKENCTWKLQGGSVIAVDSILFRDEQIRIDTLEVTMFFDGTIEAPKISIYTSRAPITYRGLQAYFDTSATVITKERAVVDTLTMKFPDEGYLSANASFPFFPVNDKPPLYGLELNFDLKNIALQFLSPFIPGVTITSGKLNGKGEVIIEDNYNFDGFVSIDTLFLEPDAINREIGPINAELKMSQNEFTIEGTGSLNGGFSLDGSVTFDENGIDSIDISLTGERIRFELNNMLDIGFQKFDFKITGKENRIDSLSGMIILDETRFYQYIELLELIDMIRAVAIRPTIDPPAFLENADLNFDLHINRNLIIKTNLGRFLLDGRFLIDGTPLDPQINGEFRLAVARIKYIEREFELRDGFIRRFQPAMVDPLIDVRATTSIRAFLFDDQRDYSISLALTGSALEPEFALSSYPPLEEEQIVNLLTTGTITALPGFITEPDEIISIYTGAAVAWRIREWFNLTNADISGNFFELTEEDGPRLTLMERFNERIFITYLIHIAQPNIQGARIHYRITPFFYTAGSLTTQGEGNIEFWLYMRR